TTATTAAAACAGCAAAATTTATAATCAAATAAACATCTTATATGAACAATTTTAATACTTCAAAAATGAAACAAATAGCTTTTCTTTTTTTACTTGGTTTTATTACCTTATCGTTAACTGCACAAAATGATACTATGCTTGTTAAGCAAACAAATGGTGGTGTCATTAAATATGCGGTTGCAAGTATTGACAGTATTTATTTCAGACTGGCAGATACCGGAACACCTTATATCTTACCGAATATTGGCAATGAAGGTGTTGCTCTACCTTACGTGGTATTAGCTAATCCTGTACAAGCCGAAATAAGAAATGGTGGATTTGGTTCTGCAGCTTGCGCTCACCCATACAATAAAGGCGAATTTTATGCTCTGACTGACAGAGGTCCAAATACCGATGCTACAGGTGGAAAATATTTCCCTACTCCAAACTATACTCCCAGAATAGGTCATTTCAAACTTAATCCTGACGGAACAATCGTAAAATTGAGTGAAATCCTGTTGAGAGATCCATTTGGTAATCCAATCAGCGGCCGGCCAAATCCAATAGGTTTTGGTTCAACAGGTGAAGTTCCTTTTGATTTGGAAGATAAAGTCCTTGAATATGACGTTTATGGTTTGGACTCTGAAGGACTTGTAGCATTGAAAGATGGATCGTTTTGGGTTTCCGATGAGTATGGACCACATATAGTGCATTACGCAGCAAACGGCAATCAATTAGAAAGAATAAGTCCCTTGAATTTACAAACAGGTGGAAGAAAATTGCCTGCTGTTTTTCAACGAAGATGGGCAAACAGAGGAATGGAAGGATTGGCAGTGACACCGGATGAAAATACTTTGGTAGGTATTATGCAATCAAGATTATATAATCCCAACAATGCAGGTTCAACCAACACCACTCTAACACGTATTGTGACGTTAAACCTACTTACAGGTATTACCAAACAATATCTTTACAGACAGGAATTAGCCAATAATTCTAATTCTGAGATAACAGCATTGACGGATACCACTTTTTTAGTTATCGAAAGAGATGGTAAATTTTCGGCTGATGGGGGAAGCATTATGAAGAGAATCTACAAAATAAACATCTCCAATGCAACGGATGTGAGTGGTGATTTTAATTCATTGGATGGGTTGTTGATAAATGGAAAAACATTAGAGGCAAATTCATGGCAAGAACTGGAAGATGCCAATATCATTCCGGTTGAAAAAACATTAGCAGTGGACTTATTTGTTGCGCTTGGTGACTATCCACATGATAAATTGGAAGGTATTTGGTTAATAGATGAATCTACTATAGGAGTGATCAATGATGATGATTTTGCTATTTGGAGTGATCCTGTCAATAAAATCAAACAAAAAACATTGTCCCCTACAAACCCTGGTACCATGATAGATGGCAACCGATTGTACATCGTCAAATTCTGATCTTCTGAAATAAATATTAAAAAGAGGGTGTTCAAATGGGCAGCCTCTCTTTTTTATCTGATTTTTACAATAAATATGCTCGTTTAATTTATGAATTCCCTATCCTCTGTCTTTCCTCTTCTGAACCGGTAGTTCTTCTTCGGGCTTGCGCTACTTTACTGTTGCCAAAACGGTAAGAAAACGCCAGGTTGGCAACTCTTGTTTCTCGGAATGCATACCAATCTTCAACATAGTTGTCAAACGATATGGTAGCTTCCGGCAAATTAGTCCAAAAAATATCGGTGATATTCAGACGGATAGTTCCCATATTTTGCAATACTTTTTTCTGAACACCCACACCTAATGCCCACTGTGGCAGATAAGTCAGGTATCCGTTTCGATTACCGCTACTTAATGAAAAAGAAGCTTCAGCGGTCCATCCATTTGCAAGTGTGAAATTATTATTGGTATTCAGATTTAAGGCCACCTGCCCGCTATTTAGAGCTGTTCCTGAAACATTTCCATTAAAATGATTATAAAAAAGATTTAGGTTGTTCATGGAATTCCACCATCTTTTAATTTGGACTGGTGCAGATAATTCCAATCCGAAATAATCTGAAGAGTTAAGGTTTAATGGAATCTGTATCGTTACATTCGGATCTTGCGCCAATTCCGGATAAACATCAGAAAGTCGTGATAATACAATCGTCTGATTTTGGATCGTTTTACTATATAACAATTTTGCACCTAACTGATTATAGTCAAAACCCAATTCAAAATTCCATGAGAATTGGGGTTGTAAAGCCGGGTTGCCTGAACTGTAAGTTGTCACATCAATCAGGAATAAAAATGGATTGAGTTGTGAAAATCCCGGACGGTCAATTCTCTGAGTGATGTTGCCATTGATACTGGATTTTTCGCTGAGATTGTATTTAGCAAATAGGGTCGGAAAAACTCTGATATAAGATGAATCAAATTCAACATTCCCAATAAATTGTTTGGTCTTGTAATTCGTTCGTTCACTTCTTAAACCTCCCTGCAATTCAAATTTTGTAAATGATTTGGATAAACTTACATATAATGCATTATTGACTTCTGTGTACAAAAAGTGATTGGTTTTTCCTACATCCGGTATAAATATTTCATCTGCTTTTTCAAAAAATTTGGCATCCTGATCTGAGGAAACATAAGAGTATTTTGCGCCAGCCTCTATTTTAAAAGTAGCAGACATGGGTAGTACATAATCAGTCCTGAATGTGGTAAAATTCAAATTCCCTGCCTGATCTCCATTGAGCTGATAATCAGGTTGCAAAACTGATCCGTCAATGTTAAAGTAATGTGTAATATTGACGGACTTTCCATTATTGACAAATCTGCCGAAATCCAGATCTGCTGTAATTTCACTTCCTGAATTGTTAAGTAATCGCTTTACATTCAGATTTAATACGCCATTACTGTTGTCGTTGTGGTTATCGGTATTGTTGTTGAATGAAAAAATATGACTGCTGTTTTCGTCAAACACTTTAGAAGTATTTCGGTTGTAAGGAGATGAAGAAACCAATGTGGGAGAAAACGTGAATCCAAGGGTTGTTTTATCATTCAGAAAATAATCCAAACCAATACGAATACTGTGAAATTGAGTTGGAATTTTGGTATAATTATTTTTTTCATCCTTTCCGGAGAACAAAAAGTTGTCATAAAATTTTCTGTCTAATACCAGATGATTCAGACCCAATCTGTACCCATAATTGTAACTACCGTACAGATTGAAACGCTGACTCCTGTAATTGAGATTTAATCCTGCATTTGCTTTAGGATAAACCCCCTGGCCATATCCAGCAGAAATACTTCCATTAGTTCCCAATCTCGAATCTTTCCGCATTTTGATATCTATAATTCCGGCATTTCCTGCTGCGTCATATTTGGAAGAGGGATTTGTAATGAGTTCAATTCTTGAAATCGAACCCGATGGAAGCGATTTTAGATAATTCACTAATTCCGGACCGGATAACGGCGATAAACGACCATCAATATAAATTATAATACCCTGTCTGCCTTTCATGGTAATGTTGTCATTCCCATCTATGATAATACCGGGAGACCTCTCTAAAACTTCATAGGCAGTACTGCCTTCGCTCAGGATACTATTTTCCACATTTACAATCAGACGGTCTATTTTTCGCTCAATAAATTGTTTTTGTGCGGTAATGGTAACGTCCCCTAATTTTACACTTGTCGCTTCCAATGTGATAATGCCCAGATCAATATCCTGATTTTGGATGGTAAATATTTCACTGTCATGATT
The genomic region above belongs to Saprospiraceae bacterium and contains:
- a CDS encoding TonB-dependent receptor; protein product: MFVNFFKNKINTHVVLTLLVTLISSVWTYGQNAVLLRILEKESGLPAIGASVMLYNMPDSTFVKGDIADENGNIADLIGLPEGSYFLRISSVGFQNHDSEIFTIQNQDIDLGIITLEATSVKLGDVTITAQKQFIERKIDRLIVNVENSILSEGSTAYEVLERSPGIIIDGNDNITMKGRQGIIIYIDGRLSPLSGPELVNYLKSLPSGSISRIELITNPSSKYDAAGNAGIIDIKMRKDSRLGTNGSISAGYGQGVYPKANAGLNLNYRSQRFNLYGSYNYGYRLGLNHLVLDRKFYDNFLFSGKDEKNNYTKIPTQFHSIRIGLDYFLNDKTTLGFTFSPTLVSSSPYNRNTSKVFDENSSHIFSFNNNTDNHNDNSNGVLNLNVKRLLNNSGSEITADLDFGRFVNNGKSVNITHYFNIDGSVLQPDYQLNGDQAGNLNFTTFRTDYVLPMSATFKIEAGAKYSYVSSDQDAKFFEKADEIFIPDVGKTNHFLYTEVNNALYVSLSKSFTKFELQGGLRSERTNYKTKQFIGNVEFDSSYIRVFPTLFAKYNLSEKSSINGNITQRIDRPGFSQLNPFLFLIDVTTYSSGNPALQPQFSWNFELGFDYNQLGAKLLYSKTIQNQTIVLSRLSDVYPELAQDPNVTIQIPLNLNSSDYFGLELSAPVQIKRWWNSMNNLNLFYNHFNGNVSGTALNSGQVALNLNTNNNFTLANGWTAEASFSLSSGNRNGYLTYLPQWALGVGVQKKVLQNMGTIRLNITDIFWTNLPEATISFDNYVEDWYAFRETRVANLAFSYRFGNSKVAQARRRTTGSEEERQRIGNS
- a CDS encoding esterase-like activity of phytase family protein, whose protein sequence is MLVKQTNGGVIKYAVASIDSIYFRLADTGTPYILPNIGNEGVALPYVVLANPVQAEIRNGGFGSAACAHPYNKGEFYALTDRGPNTDATGGKYFPTPNYTPRIGHFKLNPDGTIVKLSEILLRDPFGNPISGRPNPIGFGSTGEVPFDLEDKVLEYDVYGLDSEGLVALKDGSFWVSDEYGPHIVHYAANGNQLERISPLNLQTGGRKLPAVFQRRWANRGMEGLAVTPDENTLVGIMQSRLYNPNNAGSTNTTLTRIVTLNLLTGITKQYLYRQELANNSNSEITALTDTTFLVIERDGKFSADGGSIMKRIYKINISNATDVSGDFNSLDGLLINGKTLEANSWQELEDANIIPVEKTLAVDLFVALGDYPHDKLEGIWLIDESTIGVINDDDFAIWSDPVNKIKQKTLSPTNPGTMIDGNRLYIVKF